One part of the Mycoplasmopsis columboralis genome encodes these proteins:
- a CDS encoding coiled-coil domain-containing protein, translating to MLDGVYAKNQSDYSRFNFNWRFAKWYERCVMMQDSKWNIELFKRTNRSKEQALLKLVGSKITTPKIKYSNTSELGKLKSELQSLQIEFEKVSLQRDNLLKDKASLEEQLNQLKTERDNLKVQLQLTIEQNNEEIARLNTIIAMLENDKEDLQNQNNSYKNNFKVLK from the coding sequence ATGCTTGATGGAGTATATGCTAAAAACCAAAGCGATTATTCAAGGTTTAATTTCAATTGGAGATTTGCAAAATGATATGAAAGATGCGTAATGATGCAAGACTCAAAGTGAAACATTGAATTATTTAAGAGAACAAATCGCTCAAAAGAACAAGCATTACTAAAACTTGTTGGAAGTAAAATTACAACTCCAAAGATAAAATATTCAAACACAAGTGAGCTAGGAAAATTAAAAAGCGAACTACAAAGTTTACAAATTGAATTTGAAAAAGTCTCTTTACAAAGAGACAATTTACTCAAAGATAAAGCAAGTTTAGAAGAACAACTTAATCAACTTAAAACAGAAAGAGATAACTTAAAAGTTCAACTTCAATTAACTATTGAACAAAACAATGAAGAAATTGCTCGTTTAAATACCATCATTGCAATGCTTGAAAATGATAAAGAAGATTTACAAAACCAAAACAACTCTTACAAGAACAACTTCAAAGTGCTAAAATAA